AAACCATTTGTCAAGTGCCGCGCTGCCTGGAAGAAACCGGAGAGAGTAAGACATCCTGGCCTTGTACTCTTGTCGGCAGCCAGGTCTTTGCAGGCGAGCGCCGCCTCGGTATCAGTCCCCTGTGCCGAAGCCTGAGCTGAATTAGGATGCAGGGAGTGAGTCTGGTAGCTCGTCGTCCTGCGATGAACACCTTACACCCAGGTCCtgtttaaaatacattgttttagGACGGGAGGGAAGAAGAGccaaggagagaagagagacagtgaTCGGAGCAAATgaaagacattattttgataatGGGGTTGGAGCCAGTGCAGGTCCccttatattgtgtgtgtgtgtgtgtgtgtgtgtgtgtgcatgtatgtgtgacAGGTGGGAGGATTTGAAGGCCCCCTTTGCCCCTCATGCTTAAGCCTGCCCTTTGATATGTTCCCCCATcatcctgctccctctcttttcctggGGAACAGGAGAAGTGCACTGGCCGGATCATTATACATTAAACAGGCACGGGGGCTACTGCTTCGCACTGGCAATTAAATGGCACTGGCTGACACTGGGCTTGCTGCGCCAGTGACCCCCCCCGCACGCCTACCCCAACACCGCCAGCTATTCTTACCTTTCAGATTGAGACGTAGGAGCCCCGGGGTTGGGGGTCTCCTCCACGTCTCAGTCTCTGTGTTGGTTAAATTGGTCCAAGGCGCCGCTCGCTACTGATGAGCgcggatgatgatgatgatgcccCTGCGCTTCAAAGGGATGGCCGTCATGTTTAAACCATAACCTGGGCCATGCAGTGGCAgcgggaagaggagagggagggggagagagagagagagagaggaagcggAGGAGCGCAGAGGTGGCGAGGGGACAAGGAGGagtagagaagaagaaggaggagaggagaagaaaaaaaaatagatctCAGAACAGAGGAAATTTTAACAAgtgcacagagagaggagggaaggtgaacagggagagaggaaacgGAGTGAGTGAAGAAAATGCGGCAGCCCTAATGATGGGCGATATGCAGCCACTGCTGCCGAGCTCCCCATCAACGGATGACATGGCACAAACACCAATGTGTCAGTGATgaagggagaagaggggaaaggagaaaaagagggaaagagttTGAGGGGGGAGCGCACTGGCACTCCCCTGAGATGGCCTCCAACAGAAACTAGTTGTTCCTGGCAAGTTTATCCTCATCATTATATTCTGGCTCGGAGCCATGCAGCCAGACACAGCCGGATAATgagctgctttaaaaaaataaaaaaaagaaggagcattattcctcttttttccccttctccttcatcctcctctcttctcttaaaTTTGTGTGGTCACGTGGAGCCGAGGCACCGCGCTGTAAACACACACGGATGTTCGAATAATCTCAAACTAAATAATCAGTGTCATACATACGGAGCAGCGGTGTCTTCTGCCAGTGGAACAAATTTCATAAATAAGGTTCTTTCTGGGTTTCTGTGGAGctgtgatgatgaaatgatgagagcactgtggagggatggagataAAACTGTCAGAGCTGCTGACACTGCTGAATTGGCAGAAAAGAACAAGAGGAAGCAAATAAGAGACCAAGAACCTGAAGTGACTCTGGACTTTGATGGAACATTTTTGATCTAGTTTCAATGGTCCTTATTTGGAGATAATGGCTCAAGCTTTACCGATCAAAAcctgacatttttatttcacatttgagATCTACAGCTGAAGCACAGAAAATTAAATGGTCAGTAAAATGTGGATCTTCTCAATTTTTCCAACCTCTTATTTAGGGCTCCATCACAATGTGTAGAAAAGTTCAAGGTGCAAAAAACCCTTAAATCCAGATTGTTGCCCATATTAGAGGACACTCAATGAGGCTGtgattaaatagaaatataaaaaaaggcaCTTGGTACATTCCTATTCCCACACaatatagatttttaaatgttttactgatGGTTTGTCATGATTTGATGTGTAACATAtctgtgaagtgttttgttgtCCAGGCTTGGTTCTGTGTGCAGATTTACTTGTGTTACATTGAGTTTAATTGgttgctaataataataatgataaagtAGAATCAACCCTGGATATTTTGTATGTGGATGTTTGCGTATATGCATTTATTTCTTGTGGCTTTATTCCGTTCCCCCCTTAGAGAAAATTGAGAAAGCACTTTGACATGTCATTGAAAGAAGGGAATGGGATTCAGCCACAGCTGTACAGTCTTGTGTATAAATGTTTTCCATCTTCTCATTTCACCCGTGTCCATTCTGACGATTTACACAGTCTTCTGTCCTCTAGGTTCCCCCCACACATGGTGCCCCCCCACCACAGTTTGCACACCACGGGCATCCCACACCCGGCCATCGTCACAACCAACGTCAAGCAGGAATCCTCCCACAGTGACATCAGCTCCCTCAACTCGTGAGTAGACTTTCCATGGCCTGTAATCATTTCTACCAGAGAAGCAACTTTTGTCTGATAGTGCTCACCTTCCTGtcttgtgccccccccccaccccacaggAAACAGTCAGAAGctaaaaaggaagaggagaaaaagaaacaggtCCACATAAAGAAGCCTCTGAATGCCTTCATGCTCTACATGAAGGAGATGCGGGCTAAGGTGGTGGCTGAGTGCACACTGAAGGAAAGTGCCGCCATAAACCAGATCCTGGGGCGGAGGGTAAGTCCCAGATACACACTCAGATTCAAGGGCTTGTCACTGTGGTTCTGAATCCCAGTGCTCAGGTACCACACTCAGtgagcacatacctccatcTCTGTGGATCTGAACCTAAATGAACACAATTGTAGATATCAGTCGCCTGCTTGTACCAGATTTCATTGTTTTGTGGTACCTGGGATTCAAGGTGAAAGCATTTAACAGTCTGAAATTAGGACCACGATTTGGACTGAGACATAAAGACGACCTGATAATAGCCCAGTATTACAGATTGACGTCCATTTCACAACCTGTATGGCCTTGTTTTCTGTGTTCATGGTAAAAGCCTTGGTTCTGTCTCTCTTGCACAGTGGCACGCCCTATCGCGGGAGGAGCAGGCCAAGTACTACGAGCTGGCCAGGAAAGAACGACAGCTCCACATGCAGCTGTACCCCGGCTGGTCAGCACGTGACAACTATGTAAGTTTTTAAGTTTACAAGTCGTAACGGACTGAtcttcccccccaccccttcactAGGTTACATGACCAGGATGagttcttttctttccttacCTAGCCTGAGggatctctctcttttcctgtaATGCTCTTTTGATGTATATTTGAGACTGGACAAATTGCCTTGACCCAAGCTACATCGTGTAATGACATGAAGGAATATTTGCAACAAAGGCCAGAACATGATGTTGATTAGAGGAATCCTCTGTGAATGTTCTGCGCCCTGTCGACGCTTTGTTCTGACACACAAGCGCGCGCCGCATTCTCATCAATCTGATCCAGTTTTTGGGATCAAGTTGACCACGAGCAGCCGCCTCAGAGAAATCTGCCTTCCAAAGCAAGAAGCCCCATGTCAAGACGTCTAGATGTTCTCACAGTAAAGAGGAAAATAAGACAAAAGATtacagaaacaagaagaaacgaGCAGAAGGAGGGAGAATTCGGGTCTGGCCTGCAGTGGCTGTTACAAACCGGAGGGCAGAGACagtagagaagagagagagaggcagaaaaaaaaaaaggcagagaaagaatgaatgaataaataagtaaacacaaAGATGAGTCCTATTCTCCGTTTCATGTTTTGGGCATTTTGCTATATAATAACTAAGGTTCCTGTCTGtgtctatttttttctttctatttttttggCGGCTAACCAACaggggaaaaggaagaagagaaaaagggaaaagcagCAAGCAGAGAGCAATGGTAAGTGAGCTGCAATTATCTCCCATATTAGAAGAGCCCCATCATGTGTCAGGCAGATGTGACATGTTGCAAGATAAAAGTCAAgctagtttgtttgtgttttatttgtgtgtgtgtgtgtgtgtgtgtgtgtgtgtgtgtgtgtgtgtgtgtgtgtgtgtgtgtgtgtgtgtgttattgtgcctggctattttttttttggtataGTTTGCTACCCGATGCAATATTTAAATAGTAGAGTTGCTTGTAATGCCCCCTTTTCCCATTTTCCCCAGCTAATAACAACTGAATATGCATGACCCCCCCAcactcctcctcacctcccctcTTGACacccaccctcccctccccactTTGCCCCTTAGCGTTCTCGTAttgtgatatgtgtgtgtgtgtgttttttttgagAATGTGAAGTTGAAGCATTGTGAGAGCCATTAACTTTGCCAGTATTGTGTATGTGGCCCTGTTTTATAATGCCTGTGCCCTGCAGATAGACTTGCACTACTGTACCGTGTGCGGgtgactgtgcatgtgtgtgtgtgcgtgctcgtTGGGCTGCCCCTTTGCTTGCTTCCGTGCATGCTTTTATACCAAcataaacccccaaaaaaaaatcacttatATCTTAAAATTAAGGAGGTTTGCTAATtctatgattttctttttttttttttattcccatgATTCATATTCTTCTGATCATATTGTGAGCAGCAATGCCGACTTGTGACTTGTGTATTTTGCGCTCGTTTGGTGACGGATCTCTTCTTGAAGGCCTCTctatctgttcttttttttcagaacACAGAGAATATTTTCCAAACCCTTGCCTTTCACTCCCTCCGATTACAGGTGCTAATGTCATTTTGAGTATATTAAATTACTAACTTGTTtccttcttctttattttttaaattaatgtatattttattcatccatGAATGTGCAATATTAGGCaggttttaaagttaaatttaTTGAAatatgctcttttttttttttgctttgtttgctgctttctttctttaaactGTTGCTATTGTTTATTTGACTTCAAGCCtagattatatttcatttaatttacctCCATCTCATCTTGCTGCTTTAGTTTGGAGCATTTTTCCCCGTATTTTGGTAAAGTTATTATACTTGAGGAAGTGATTATTTAAAGGTAGATTATCACTGTGGAGTATGACCTGAAAGATGATGTCAGGGTAAACCTCCTTAATCTATACGCCTCAGTAGCCGCGCCTGTGCCTTTCCTACAGGCCAGCATGAGTtaggcctcctcctccttttaaAATCTCTCTATTCACTCCAGGCCTGGACTCAAACGCTGCGCCGCGGTCACGCCGCTCCACCTCTAATGACGACATGATTATTGTGTGGAGCGAGCGAGTTGACTGGCAGCTTTTCTGCCACTGACGGAGAACAGTCAGCTGTTTGAAGCCAGGTCTCAGGAGTAGTTCCCCTCTCCGGGTtccagcctctttttttttttaatgcttccCCTGGCTCGGCCTAACTCACCACCGTGCTGTTTTAGCAAtctgctgccgctgcctcaGAGCTCCACCACCTTGaccttgtctttttttttttttatcgtagTGCACTGATAACATCTAGCGGCAAATTAACCCAATCTGCATTTGCTCCACTTATATCTAAATAATCAGAATTCAGATCACACGACTGAAAGCATTTCTTTCCATATTAATACCATAATTTTAATCATTGCATGCATTTTGATTTTGACTAATATCTGAAACGCACTAATTGTGTTCAGGCCTGTCTTTAAAGGCACACTTGGGAATGGCTTTAAGGGGGTTTTAGGGGGTTTCTTGCACAATGAGCCACTGCCAAGCTTCATAGATTCACTGTaatctgttttttctcctcgtttctctcctccttttttgatttccttgttttttgatttattttattttgggtactattcctcctctctgctggcTTCCCTTCCCTGTTGCGGCATCAGACCTGAGCGCTCCTAAGAAGTGTCGAGCGCGCTTTGGGCTTGATCAACAGAATAACTGGTGTGGCCCGTGCAGGTGTGTATGGTGTGTGCTTGCACTGGCCGGGGCCAGGTGAAGGCTGGGTAACCGTACGCTGGGACTTCCTCCTccgctctgtgctgctgccttttcttcctcttctcttcccttcCCCTCACGTAGTCTCTCCCGCCAAGCTATCGTGACCTCTCAGCTCCCTCCAGCCCACGCCCTGCCGGTCTATCTGTAGGGTCCCACTATTTGATTTTTTACCTCCTGTTTGGGAAGAAAGGTTTTTTAACAGCATATGCCAGAGTGTTTGTATGAATGGCGTCTGTGCGTATGTGTTGATAAAGACTCATTTCTGGGGGCTACAGGGGTTTCATTGCAGGATGTACAGTACAAAAAAAGCCTCACTGAGATTGGTCAGAGAACTGGCAGGTCGGGGCTTGAAGGATCTGGAGCCTGATGGTTTGGTCAATATGGAGGACATCCCAGTGTTGCCAGCCTGAACCTAAGCCCTGGCTATATGTTGTTGTCCGTGCAATGACGtgtccatttttcttttgtttctttcttttttcctttttttgtctctgtgtgtatgtttgtgtctacCTCTTTGGCTAACAGATGCAAATACCCCAAAGAAGTGTCGTGCCTTGTTCGGGCTTGACCAGCTGAGTTTATGGTGCAAACCATGCAGGTATAACTGCTGTAGTAGCAATGGGAGGAAGACATCCACAATGAGCAGCTTCTTCTCCTTGATGATTTGCTCAGATATCcctctaaaaacatttttccatcGGTGCGCTAAAAAATGGAAAACTTCTCttgtctcctcccctcctcacttCGAGGAGCTTCCTGCTATAAATTCCCTCACAgttctttttcttcattcaaCTTGGTTCAAGCCCAGTGGCAGAAAATGGATTTCTAAATAAGATTAGCGAAATTTATCTGGAAGAAATATCTCGCAGCAAGATCATGGCTTCCTAATgcaatttggaaaaaaaaaaaatcttacaaTCTGGACTTGTCATGGCTGAAATCCATTTTCTCTCCGGGGCACTGGATAATTCCCTCCCATCTTAACTGTCGTGTATGTTCTAATTGGCGCCCTTTGAATAACAATGTAATGCTTACAAATTTAGCCCTGCTTTCTCTGAGGGCCTGCTCAGTGACACTCTTTTCTGtgccctcttcctcctctttctccacctcttcttcctccaaaCTCCTCTTCAATAACCCTTACTTAGTCCCTACCTGTTGTCTTTCTGTTCTGACACAAGCAGTCTTTGAATTGGGAATATTTTCATGGTAGGTATTTGTTTCTGCTAAGTAATACCCTTCTCTGTGTCTGGCTTGCACCCAcaccctgcccccccccaccacccccacacaACTCTTTGGCGCCAACCATCACAACACatcgctgccgccgccgccacacGTCtcatttgcattgtttttataCCGTTTTTACAGACGGGCTGGAAATCAATGTTTAGTCAAATGATTTTAGGATGACAATTAAAAATCAATGTCACAATCTCAAATTAATTGAATTTACCGCGACAATTTAACCAATTACAaatagttttattatattatcttCACTGAAACTTGTCGGACATCACACTCACCGAGCTCCACACAGTCTGCCATTGTTTCCACTTGGCTCTTTTATCGCCCTTCCTGCCAAACACGTTatcaaaaataatgtgttttttccttaaacaataaaaaaaaaaacacatggtgACATCAGGAGACAGGAAAGGACGATAACTCAGCCTTTGTTTCAGGAGCCGAGAGGTTAAAAGTTCTCTCTGGGCTCCGCTTCCTAAAAGATGCATCTGGTCGTAATTTCCCCCGAGACGGAGAAATCAATAACGTACACAGGCACATTCTATGAATCGATATGTCTGTTAAAAAAATGGATATTAGCTCATTTGTTGCGGTTTGACAGACAGTTATCGAGAGCGAGATGTGCACGTCGCGGCAAAATGGAACCTTTTTACGGCCGGTCGATGCTCCACGCACCACCCAAAGCCACACTATCGGTGCAGCGTACACTTTAAAAGCcgtattccccccccccacccccactctctctcctaGACTTTTCTAGTCTTCTATTCCGTCTGGTGTTGTGTGCTTGTTCTGTTGAGCTTATTGGAAATGCATGCCTGTCTCTCAGCCCAGCATGCGATCATGACTTCATGAGCCTGTCTATATGATTTGTTGCtgtccctctttttttttttttcatcctcagtAATCTGCTCTCtccatttgtgtttatgtagaattttttccccctcagatTTACAGGGAAGTGATTGATTTGACAGCTTAACTTAAAACATTGGATCAGCCTCACATGTTCCAAGAGCCtccatcttttatatattttttaaaaagctacttttttttttacctactCCCTGTCCCTGTGAGTCTTTAATACTGATGCTCCGTGGCCTTCAGGCATCCTTGTGATAGAATggagagctgagagagaggggTCACTGCCAGGGTCAGAGTAAAGATGAGGTGGGCAGAGATTCCCCCTTAACCAAATCTGAACGTAGGCTTCGCTGAAGAGTCACCACAGATAAATGCAACAATCCCCCTGCACTCCCTaactccccccctctccctcccctcctgtgTGCGCACATTGGGTTCCACTGAGCGCAACGGGCCTGGCCCCGGGACTCGGGCAGGCAGGGGGAGGGTCTTGACCCCAGGCAGGAATGCAAACATGATGCCTTGAcccctcgcacacacacacgcatacactcACTTGTGTCTGTGGGGCAGAAGCAGCGTAGTGTGGGTCTTGTTGACTTTTGCGCCTCGTATCCAAACTTTGTCCCCTCAGGAGAAGAGAGAGTAGAGCCAGATAGAGGCAGAGGCCGGTCCAGTAACAGGCTGATCCCCCAGCTGTAGCTCTGCCTGTAAGAAAGGCTGAGTTTACATCCAGAGAGCAACCACCACCACATCTAATCctctcctcatcatcatcatcttcatcatctctaTGTGTGTGCTTCTCATTTCCCCGCTGCTTCCTCTCCAGGTGCTTCACCTGTGATCTTTCCTCCATGTCTGTCCTGTCTGATGGTTTAGTCTTTGGAATCTGTCCCTTCTACAACCTTTCCTCTGAGCACGAGGTTTATGAAGCTACTTAAATGCACCTGCAGAATTTTAATCTGTCGCGTGAAGACCACTGTGATATAGTGGATCTCCTCAATTCGGAAGGCAAAAGGTGCATTTAAGTCAGCGGCAGTGCTAAGAGGACGATGCAGCTCGAAGATGTGACACTAAaactccttctctgtctctcgccTTGTCccccaggagaaaaaaaaagtgcattcgCTACATCCAAGGTGAAGGCAGCTGTGCCAGTCCTCCCTCTACGGACGGAAGCTTACTAGACTcccccccatcctccccctcctcggtggtcccctccccctcctcaaaAGAGTCCAAACCTCAGACTGAACAAATGCAACCTCTCTCACTGACTATGAAACCGGCCCACCAGCCACTCCACCACCCGCACCTCCTGGCTGGGCCTCCACCGCCATCTTTGGTTCCGCTGGAAAACTCTGCTGCATCTCGCAAAAGGCCCGGCGCCTCCTCCCACAACGGAGCCCTGGAGCACGGCGACGTCTCGTCCTCGCGGCAGCCGGGCTCCTCTGTGGCGTCCTCAATGGCCCGGCCCTCGGCATCGCTGTGTCATTCCCactcgctcctctcctccacgAACCCCCAGCCTCTGTCGCTAGTGACCAAGTCTATAGAATAGTCTATCctattcttcttctcctcttttctagctccgcacacacacactcacacaaacagacaaaaccttTCTAGGCCCTCTCTCTGCTATATCTCACTTGCCGTcggttcttttcttttttctgttcctGTGCCATAAGGCGTTGAaatttttagttttggttttatcGAGGTTCATTGGTCAATATTTGACCCGTCattatcaacaaaaaaaatctaattattatAAAGAAATGATACAATGAGCTGTAGTATAGCTTTGTGAATCTGCCAAAATTTTTATGGATTTtcgtttttgtcttttttgtaaCGTTAAACAGtgcaaacagaaaaaattaTCTAGTTCCACTTCGATATGTTTAAAAAGACGGATATAAAAAGGTAGGTAGATTGTTCAATGAGCCCTTTTCTTGAAAGAGTTGGTTCTActtctttatttgtattaaatacGAGCTTGCGAACCAATCATTTGACATCTGTTCAAAATCTAGGAGGGCATGAGGCTAGCGGCGACACCTCTCTGAGGAACAACTTTAATTGTGATGTTACTTGTTCTTGTTTAAATGTACAGAATAATGGGGGGGATGGGATTACTGTGTTAAATATGCATTCTTCCACTGCgttgtctattttttttttttgttgttgtttaccttTGGGGCAGAGTCAGGCAAGTTGGGTGGGCTTGAGGGGCGGTGGGGGTGGGGCGGGGGTCGAGGGTtattaaagtcaaaatgtcacaACGCTAGGACCAGTAGTATTTATTGCTTTAGAGATTGCTTGTTGTATCTTGTACGTGTCtcttttggacttttttttttttcttaatacattgtacaaatattttttcttaaGGTAAGCGACTTATATATGAATGATCCATTTTTACAAGGaggttttaaaaaggcaaaaatcttttcttttttttgtttttgttttctttgatttctttgatttctttccTTGCTGAAAACCTGGATTCCACTCAGTGTACTGTGTAGATCTCATGAACAGAAGTATGCACAACTTCATTTCAAGAAATGCGTCTATAAGccattttacaaaaaagaagaatagaaaACTTGAACCAGGAGACGGTGGGTACCATGTCTTCAGTAGTTGGAAACGTGTCCGATGCCCTTCTTTTTTATTGCACAGTCACATCTCTCCGACTGTAGATTCGTGTACAGATTTTTCCGTGCCAAATTTTTGTGATAATTTTCTCTGCCCCTCCAACCATGCTGTAGGGATCTCtctttttttcgtttttttttcgtttttgttttgttgttgtttgttttttttttatttcgatACCATTCTTTGCTGTGACGTTACATAGATTGCTATGTATGTAGTATAAATGTTGCtataacaaatgtgtttggTAGCAAACtgtcaaatattaaaatttaaacttaaaaagaCGGACATCATACTGTATAAACCCACAAGGGCCAAATTATGTATATTAGGAGGTTcataaaaaaactattaaatacaaaaaaatacacaaactgcCACTTTTAAGTACACTACTACATATAGGTAGATAGAAAAAATAGGCATGTTGATGTTGCAAGAGGCTGTAAAAAAAGCTACAAGAGAATCATCCACTCGGTGCCATTGTAGTTGACATGACGCGACTGTAATCTGTCGATTTCTTCTCTGGTTTATTAAGATGCTAATGATAAATAGTTTGAATGTTTCCTTAACGGCTGTGATGTTCCTGTTCTATTTTATGCTcttatctttttgtttgtttgtttttttcctgttattttaaatggttccaaaaccatgtttttttgtaatgaataaatgtttatgCTGTACAGTCTCTGTAGCATGCAGTTCTGTATTAATAAAAGCAACTTAGTATGTGCACATCTGCGTCTTCCCTTTATTCCGCTGGCAGGTGCAGCGGCTTCAGAAACATGTCGAACCAGCGTCTCGGCAAGTGGCTCCTCTTGAGCACGGTTCATAAACACATGTAATTTAGATTTCTAGGAACCGGTTTTAAGAAAAGCAGTTGTCTATGATCACAGTAatgtaattgaaaaaaaattaaatatagttTAAAGTTTCGTTAAGTGCAAATTACGGTAAAATTGTAAATTGTAGCATAAAACAACATATCTTATCTGAGATTAAATTTATCCTCACCTTGTAAATTCCAATACACACGGTTTGTTTTGAGAAAATGAAGTTTCCCAACCCTTTAGTTCACTTTGAGAAACTCAGACTAACACAATGCTTAAATACAATGAGGTCAGTTACATAATATACAGTTATCTGCCTTTGAAACATCATATATTTACagattatttttcaaattatcCCATTAGGAATAAATAACATTGAGTAAATCACCTCAAAACAGCAGTTGTGTAGgtggatgttgtttttaatgttcaccAAATTGGGATTTACTGATATTTAGTTTATCATTGGATCTGCATTTACAGCAGTTAAAAGTCAGAAATCGTGTAAAACAGTTCATCCGCTCAAACAGAG
This is a stretch of genomic DNA from Hippoglossus stenolepis isolate QCI-W04-F060 chromosome 21, HSTE1.2, whole genome shotgun sequence. It encodes these proteins:
- the tcf7l2 gene encoding transcription factor 7-like 2 isoform X14 yields the protein MPQLNGGGGDDLGANDEMIAFKDEGEQEEKISDNSSAERDLADVKSSLVNESETNQNSSSDSEAERRPPPRSETFRDKTRESLEEAAKRQDGGLFKSPPYPGYPFIMIPDLTSPYLPNGSLSPTARTYLQMKWPLLDVQQGGLQSRQALKDARSPSPAHIVSNKVPVVQHPHHVHPLTPLITYSNEHFTPGNPPPHLQTDVDPKTGIPRPPHPPDISPYYPLSPGAVGQIPHPLGWLVPQQGQPVYPITTGGFRHPYPTALTVNASMSSLLSSRFPPHMVPPHHSLHTTGIPHPAIVTTNVKQESSHSDISSLNSKQSEAKKEEEKKKQVHIKKPLNAFMLYMKEMRAKVVAECTLKESAAINQILGRRWHALSREEQAKYYELARKERQLHMQLYPGWSARDNYGKRKKRKREKQQAESNDANTPKKCRALFGLDQLSLWCKPCRRKKKCIRYIQGEGSCASPPSTDGSLLDSPPSSPSSVVPSPSSKESKPQTEQMQPLSLTMKPAHQPLHHPHLLAGPPPPSLVPLENSAASRKRPGASSHNGALEHGDVSSSRQPGSSVASSMARPSASLCHSHSLLSSTNPQPLSLVTKSIE
- the tcf7l2 gene encoding transcription factor 7-like 2 isoform X10, yielding MPQLNGGGGDDLGANDEMIAFKDEGEQEEKISDNSSAERDLADVKSSLVNESETNQNSSSDSEAERRPPPRSETFRDKTRESLEEAAKRQDGGLFKSPPYPGYPFIMIPDLTSPYLPNGSLSPTARTYLQMKWPLLDVQQGGLQSRQALKDARSPSPAHIVGPFCWEFPGQSDLSLHQFHLSNKVPVVQHPHHVHPLTPLITYSNEHFTPGNPPPHLQTDVDPKTGIPRPPHPPDISPYYPLSPGAVGQIPHPLGWLVPQQGQPVYPITTGGFRHPYPTALTVNASMSSLLSSRFPPHMVPPHHSLHTTGIPHPAIVTTNVKQESSHSDISSLNSKQSEAKKEEEKKKQVHIKKPLNAFMLYMKEMRAKVVAECTLKESAAINQILGRRWHALSREEQAKYYELARKERQLHMQLYPGWSARDNYGKRKKRKREKQQAESNDLSAPKKCRARFGLDQQNNWCGPCRRKKKCIRYIQGEGSCASPPSTDGSLLDSPPSSPSSVVPSPSSKESKPQTEQMQPLSLTMKPAHQPLHHPHLLAGPPPPSLVPLENSAASRKRPGASSHNGALEHGDVSSSRQPGSSVASSMARPSASLCHSHSLLSSTNPQPLSLVTKSIE
- the tcf7l2 gene encoding transcription factor 7-like 2 isoform X2; its protein translation is MPQLNGGGGDDLGANDEMIAFKDEGEQEEKISDNSSAERDLADVKSSLVNESETNQNSSSDSEAERRPPPRSETFRDKTRESLEEAAKRQDGGLFKSPPYPGYPFIMIPDLTSPYLPNGSLSPTARTYLQMKWPLLDVQQGGLQSRQALKDARSPSPAHIVGPFCWEFPGQSDLSLHQFHLSNKVPVVQHPHHVHPLTPLITYSNEHFTPGNPPPHLQTDVDPKTGIPRPPHPPDISPYYPLSPGAVGQIPHPLGWLVPQQGQPVYPITTGGFRHPYPTALTVNASMSSLLSSRFPPHMVPPHHSLHTTGIPHPAIVTTNVKQESSHSDISSLNSKQSEAKKEEEKKKQVHIKKPLNAFMLYMKEMRAKVVAECTLKESAAINQILGRRWHALSREEQAKYYELARKERQLHMQLYPGWSARDNYAANQQGKRKKRKREKQQAESNEHREYFPNPCLSLPPITDANTPKKCRALFGLDQLSLWCKPCRRKKKCIRYIQGEGSCASPPSTDGSLLDSPPSSPSSVVPSPSSKESKPQTEQMQPLSLTMKPAHQPLHHPHLLAGPPPPSLVPLENSAASRKRPGASSHNGALEHGDVSSSRQPGSSVASSMARPSASLCHSHSLLSSTNPQPLSLVTKSIE
- the tcf7l2 gene encoding transcription factor 7-like 2 isoform X9, which produces MPQLNGGGGDDLGANDEMIAFKDEGEQEEKISDNSSAERDLADVKSSLVNESETNQNSSSDSEAERRPPPRSETFRDKTRESLEEAAKRQDGGLFKSPPYPGYPFIMIPDLTSPYLPNGSLSPTARTYLQMKWPLLDVQQGGLQSRQALKDARSPSPAHIVSNKVPVVQHPHHVHPLTPLITYSNEHFTPGNPPPHLQTDVDPKTGIPRPPHPPDISPYYPLSPGAVGQIPHPLGWLVPQQGQPVYPITTGGFRHPYPTALTVNASMSSLLSSRFPPHMVPPHHSLHTTGIPHPAIVTTNVKQESSHSDISSLNSKQSEAKKEEEKKKQVHIKKPLNAFMLYMKEMRAKVVAECTLKESAAINQILGRRWHALSREEQAKYYELARKERQLHMQLYPGWSARDNYAANQQGKRKKRKREKQQAESNEHREYFPNPCLSLPPITDLSAPKKCRARFGLDQQNNWCGPCRRKKKCIRYIQGEGSCASPPSTDGSLLDSPPSSPSSVVPSPSSKESKPQTEQMQPLSLTMKPAHQPLHHPHLLAGPPPPSLVPLENSAASRKRPGASSHNGALEHGDVSSSRQPGSSVASSMARPSASLCHSHSLLSSTNPQPLSLVTKSIE
- the tcf7l2 gene encoding transcription factor 7-like 2 isoform X12; the protein is MPQLNGGGGDDLGANDEMIAFKDEGEQEEKISDNSSAERDLADVKSSLVNESETNQNSSSDSEAERRPPPRSETFRDKTRESLEEAAKRQDGGLFKSPPYPGYPFIMIPDLTSPYLPNGSLSPTARTYLQMKWPLLDVQQGGLQSRQALKDARSPSPAHIVSNKVPVVQHPHHVHPLTPLITYSNEHFTPGNPPPHLQTDVDPKTGIPRPPHPPDISPYYPLSPGAVGQIPHPLGWLVPQQGQPVYPITTGGFRHPYPTALTVNASMSSLLSSRFPPHMVPPHHSLHTTGIPHPAIVTTNVKQESSHSDISSLNSKQSEAKKEEEKKKQVHIKKPLNAFMLYMKEMRAKVVAECTLKESAAINQILGRRWHALSREEQAKYYELARKERQLHMQLYPGWSARDNYGKRKKRKREKQQAESNEHREYFPNPCLSLPPITDLSAPKKCRARFGLDQQNNWCGPCRRKKKCIRYIQGEGSCASPPSTDGSLLDSPPSSPSSVVPSPSSKESKPQTEQMQPLSLTMKPAHQPLHHPHLLAGPPPPSLVPLENSAASRKRPGASSHNGALEHGDVSSSRQPGSSVASSMARPSASLCHSHSLLSSTNPQPLSLVTKSIE